In a genomic window of Salmo trutta chromosome 32, fSalTru1.1, whole genome shotgun sequence:
- the LOC115171333 gene encoding activating transcription factor 7-interacting protein 1, with amino-acid sequence MFFPIPTSASNATSLTSEEPTASELLVSLSQNIHSDVKDVEEEGEGDKESTLPSLEVEDKMNGLMKGDRNSKEDVIVSSPVSSEKTEAVRERQVDGMEVDLVPGTTQDTVPILNPAASLLSSNTAVESVSSPSLSPSYTAESDQEVRPGFLVLSEDDDVQDESDEEKDEKEEEQRESEGGVENVEVNMKKPEQFESGAPVDSPSPSSPTPLQIDEEEEGAALQKKRSLSGDSEDGGEKQGERDLEVVERQNKRPRVDCEELEAHVELKISGSAERQHKLKKVVQQLVEEQLRVLQLTLFDKSLQGLRDRLDKIEKHPSALKSLQAKIAQLSKKVGTANQVRENAKKPPEVLLPPTSTYATATTPAGSAILGLRTMGNNTPDPKRNDQGSQTPAPLRNDQGSQTPTPVHNDQGSQTPTPVPTVPLLPSPPSTASAGSQPTSQTLMLSTCVTPTPGPSAFPLQSFLIQLPGGGTAILTNPTNSQLIPVCALPAMTSSTVTPTTAFLLQRTTPYTPAATKPPSASALLSHFAATPTTMTTPTNTPAATTSHMTTPITRATTITTPTCWATTTPWATTITRATTTPWATTITTPTSRPSTTSRPSTTPRPSTTPWATTITSTTPRPSTTARATTITTARATTITTARATTITTPRATTITTPRATTITTPRATTITTPRATTITTPRATPNVSHPGATGTVSRPSSGVSVSVCESIRLVSVTNSTSTSSLPRFSMPATTGIQPSVRPAAPVHPAAPVQLAAPVPQVPVKTGSESTNPPSDSTQASHPAKSEAFIDLTEEEEEDDDVLVTGVLKAPMALKALPSTAGQRKATQQTATSTSVGTQAVRSSLGQTSAVGSPHAVYHRPLQGSPSKSDASATSTSSSSTPCPEPSPLPPLPVPPQTISLSLEVASTSPPQQPLLKITRVPSQNDGIVLSWSVTEVDRSCAAVDSYHLYAYHQDHSGPSTPPLLWKKIGEVKALALPMACTLTQFVSGSKYYFAVRARDVYGRFGPFCEPQCTDVLTSPSPKAPV; translated from the exons ATGTTCTTTCCCATCCCCACCTCAGCCAGCAATG CCACATCCCTGACCTCTGAGGAACCAACGGCCTCTGAATTACTGGTTTCTTTATCACAGAACATACACTCTGATGTAAAAGATGttgaggaagaaggagagggggaCAAGGAGTCTACATTACCCAGCCTCGAGGTAGAAGACAAAATGAATGGACTGATGAAGGGGGATAGAAATTCCAAGGAAGATGTTATCGTTTCCTCTCCTGTGAGTTCAGAGAAAACAGAAGCagtaagagagagacaggttgacGGTATGGAAGTAGACCTGGTACCAGGTACCACTCAGGACACAGTGCCCATATTGAACCCTGCtgcctccctcctgtcctccaacACGGCTGTAGagtctgtctcttccccttccctctccccgtCATACACGGCAGAGTCAGACCAGGAGGTCAGGCCAGGATTCCTGGTGCTTAGTGAAGATGATGATGTCCAGGATGAGAGTGATGAGGAAAAagatgagaaagaggaggaacagagggaaaGTGAAGGAGGGGTAGAAAACGTTGAGGTTAACATGAAGAAGCCAGAACAATTTGAAAGTGGTGCTCCAGTTGACTCTCCGTCCCCTTCATCACCAACACCCCTTCAGATTGATGAAG AAGAGGAGGGTGCTGCTCTACAGAAGAAACGATCCTTGTCTGGAGACTCAGAGGATGGTGGTGAAAAACAGGGAGAAAGAGACTTGGAAGTGGTGGAGAGGCAGAACAAGAGGCCCAGAGTAGACTGTGAAGAGCTGGAGGCTCATGTGGAGCTGAAGATCAGTGGGAGCGCTGAAAGGCAGCACAAGCTAAAGAAG GTGGTGCAGCAGCTTGTTGAGGAGCAGTTGCGTGTTCTGCAGCTCACACTATTTGACAAGAGTCTTCAGGGGCTCAGAGACAGACTGGACAAAATAGAAAAACACCCGAGTGCACTCAAGAGCCTGCAG GCAAAGATTGCCCAACTTTCTAAGAAAGTTGGAACTGCCAACCAGGTCAGGGAGAATGCCAAGAAACCTCCAGAG GTACTGTTGCCACCTACCTCTACTTATGCCACAGCAACCACCCCAGCAGGATCAGCAATTCTCGGCCTGAG AACAATGGGGAACAACACACCGGATCCAAAGCGTAATGATCAGGGCAGTCAAACCCCTGCTCCTCTACGTAATGATCAGGGCAGTCAAACCCCTACTCCTGTACATAATGATCAGGGCAGTCAAACCCCTACTCCTGTACCCACAG TGCCCTTGCTACCTTCCCCCCCTTCCACAGCCTCAGCCGGATCTCAACCCACATCCCAAACCTTGATGCTGAGCACCTGTGTTACCCCAACACCAGGCCCGTCTGCCTTCCCTCTCCAGTCATTCCTCATACAGCTGCCTGGTGGAGGGACAGCCATCCTTACCAACCCAACCAACTCCCAGCTAATCCCAGTGTGCGCACTTCCCGCCATGACAAGTTCCACCGTGACACCCACCACTGCCTTCCTCCTGCAGAGGACTACTCCCTACACCCCTGCTGCTACCAAGCCCCCCTCTGCATCTGCCCTCTTATCTCATTTCGCTGCCACACCCACAACCATGACTACACCCACTAACACACCGGCTGCCACAACGTCCCACATGACCACACCCATAACCAGGGCCACAACCATAACCACACCCACATGCTGGGCCACAACCACACCCTGGGCCACAACCATAACCAGGGCCACAACCACACCCTGGGCCACAACCATAACCACACCCACATCCAGGCCTTCAACCACATCCAGGCCTTCAACCACACCCAGGCCCTCAACCACACCCTGGGCCACAACCATAACCTCAACCACACCCAGGCCCTCAACCACAGCCAGGGCCACAACCATAACCACAGCCAGGGCCACAACCATAACCACAGCCAGGGCCACAACCATAACCACACCCAGGGCCACAACCATAACCACACCCAGGGCCACAACCATAACCACACCCAGGGCCACAACCATAACCACACCCAGGGCCACAACCATTACCACACCCAGGGCCACACCCAATGTCTCCCACCCTGGAGCCACTGGGACAGTCAGCAGGCCCAGCTCCGGTGTGTCTGTCTCCGTCTGTGAGTCCATTCGGCTTGTGTCTGTGACGAACTCCACTTCAACTTCATCCTTACCAAGATTCTCAATGCCAGCCACCACAGGCATTCAACCCTCTGTGCGACCAGCTGCCCCAGTGCATCCAGCTGCCCCAGTGCAACTAGCTGCCCCTGTACCACAGGTGCCTGTGAAAACAG GTAGTGAATCAACAAACCCTCCTTCAGACTCCACACAGGCATCTCACCCTGCCAAATCAGAAGCATTCATAGAcctgacagaggaggaggaggaggatgatgatgttCTAG TTACTGGAGTGCTGAAGGCTCCGATGGCTTTGAAGGCCTTGCCTTCAACAGCGGGTCAGCGAAAAGCCACACAGCAAACCGCCACCTCCACTTCAGTCGGAACACAGGCCG TGAGGTCATCTCTTGGTCAGACTTCAGCTGTTGGATCTCCGCACGCTGTTTATCATCGGCCCCTGCAG GGCTCCCCATCTAAAAGTGATGCCTCAGCAACATCCACTTCTTCATCTTCCACACCTTGCCCCGagccctctccccttccccccttgCCTGTCCCACCTCAAACTATCAGCCTGTCCCTAGAAGTGGCCAGCACCAGCCCTCCACAGCAGCCTCTGCTCAAAATAACCCGGGTTCCGAGCCAGAATGACGGCATTGTGCTCTCCTGGTCTGTGACTGAGGTAGACAGGAGCTGCGCTGCCGTGGACAGCTACCACCTATACGCCTACCACCAGGACCACTCTGGCCCCAGCACACCCCCCCTACTCTGGAAGAAGATAGGGGAGGTGAAGGCCTTGGCTTTGCCCATGGCCTGTACACTCACACAGTTTGTCTCTGGCTCCAAGTACTACTTTGCAGTCCGTGCCAGGGACGTGTATGGCCGCTTTGGACCATTCTGTGAGCCTCAGTGCACTGACGTCTTAACGTCCCCTTCACCGAAAGCTCCAGTTTAA